The uncultured Methanobrevibacter sp. genomic interval TTGTTAATCCTTGTAAAAATCTTTTCGTTAAAATCTTGTTTGTTTAGTTTAACCATTACTAAATTAATTTATATTAAGATAAATAAATAATTTTACCAGTGATAATATGATAACTTGTGATTTTGCAATATTGCCTGTGGGAACTGAAACAACCGAATGTAAAGATTATGTAACTGCTGCAGTTCAGTCAATCAAAGATTCCGGACTAAGCTATCAACTAACTGGAATGGGGACCCAAATAGAAGCAGAAAATTTAAATGAACTTTATGAAGCAATAGCTAATGCTCAAGAAGCAATTTTTGAATTAGGAATCGGCAGAGTTTATACAGTTATAAAAGTAGATGACAGACGAGACTTGGAAAACAGAACATTGGATGCGAAAGTAGAAACAGTCAATAAAATGTTAAAATAAAAAAAATTAAAATTTAGATGAAGCGGTTTTAACAGCTTCAATTACTAAATCCAAATCTTCTTTTGTGAGTGAAGGATGCACTGGAAGAGAAATTACATTGTCTGCTGCAAGTTCCGCATTAGGACAATCTCCTTCAACTTCTAATTTTTTATAAATTGGTTGATTATACAATGGAATTGGATAATGAATTCCAGTTCCAACACCGCAATCATTGATTACATCAACCCAATCATCACGATCACCTTTTTCAACACGAATAGTGTATTGGTGATATACATGCTTTGATCCATAAGCACAATAAGGTGTAACAATGCCGTCGACATCTTTTAATCCATCATTTAGATATTTAGCATTTTCAATTCTTTTAGCATTGAAATCATCAATTTTATTTAACTGTGCAAGACCAATAGCTGCGGCAATATCAGTCATTCTGAAATTATATCCTATATCATCATGGTGATATCTGACGCTTGCTCCGTGAGCTCTGAATATTTTGGCATTGTCTGCCAAATCTTCATCATCAGTGGTGATAATTCCTCCTTCAGAAGTGGTCATGTTTTTTGTAGGGTAAAAACTAAAACAAGACATGTCTCCCAAACTACCTACTTTTTTACCATTGCAAGTTGCACCATGTGCTTGAGCAGCATCTTCAATAACA includes:
- a CDS encoding DegT/DnrJ/EryC1/StrS aminotransferase family protein translates to MSEIKVPIAKPIIGDEEIENVVEVLKSGMIAQGPKVEEFEQKFAEWVGADYGIAVNSGTAALHVALLSCGIGKGDEVITTPFTFIASGNSILYTGAKPVFADIDLNTYTINPDSIEKLITENTQAIMPVQLYGQSANMDRINEIAEKHGLIVIEDAAQAHGATCNGKKVGSLGDMSCFSFYPTKNMTTSEGGIITTDDEDLADNAKIFRAHGASVRYHHDDIGYNFRMTDIAAAIGLAQLNKIDDFNAKRIENAKYLNDGLKDVDGIVTPYCAYGSKHVYHQYTIRVEKGDRDDWVDVINDCGVGTGIHYPIPLYNQPIYKKLEVEGDCPNAELAADNVISLPVHPSLTKEDLDLVIEAVKTASSKF
- a CDS encoding MTH1187 family thiamine-binding protein, translating into MITCDFAILPVGTETTECKDYVTAAVQSIKDSGLSYQLTGMGTQIEAENLNELYEAIANAQEAIFELGIGRVYTVIKVDDRRDLENRTLDAKVETVNKMLK